In Eretmochelys imbricata isolate rEreImb1 chromosome 4, rEreImb1.hap1, whole genome shotgun sequence, a single window of DNA contains:
- the S100P gene encoding protein S100-P: protein MSELETAMGMIIDVFDKYSRAEGNKQTLTKGELKTLLEKELPNFLSSVKDKEAVDKLFKGLDENGDSEVDFNEFVIFVAAMTCCCHKYFEQKGPK, encoded by the exons ATGTCTGAACTGGAAACTGCAATGGGAATGATCATTGATGTCTTTGACAAGTATTCCAGGGCTGAAGGCAATAAGCAAACCCTCACCAAAGGAGAACTAAAGACCCTCCTGGAAAAAGAGCTACCCAACTTCCTCTCG TCGGTGAAAGATAAGGAAGCTGTTGACAAACTCTTCAAGGGTCTGGACGAAAATGGAGATTCTGAAGTAGACTTCAATGAATTTGTCATCTTTGTGGCAGCCATGACttgctgttgtcataaatattTTGAGCAGAAAGGACCTAAATGA